In Ketobacter sp. MCCC 1A13808, the sequence GAATGGTGGCATACCCGCCCTGCCGGCACCGGCCATGAGCCCCGAAGGCGGCGTGTTCACCGGTGCGGTCGAAGTATCGCTGAGCAGCACCGGGGCAGCCAACATTTACTACACCACCGATGGGTCACTGCCAAGCAGCAGCTCAACGCTGTACACTGGACCCTTTACCCTAAACAACACTGCCACAGTTCAGGCCATTGCGATACGGCCAGGCTTCGTTGACAGTAGCGTGATCAGCGCCGGCTTTACTGCCAACTGAGCATTACTGGAAAAACATCACGGCGGTGGCGTCAGGCAGGGGTCCATCGTCGGCGAGCTTTATCGAAGCTGCTACCGGACAAGGCCAAGGTGAAGCAGCGCCGCGTATTCACTTTGAATAAGAAATGAAATGACCCCTCACATATAAACGCATTTACACTACCTTGCGGTTGGTCATCGCTGGCATGGGGCGGCCGCGTCTGCGCTGCGCTAAACTAAAATCGCTATTCAGCTCGGCCCGTAAATCGACGTTCACGTCCAAGGTCAAAGTGGGTCGGAAATCACGGAAACTTTGTACCGGCATTAACGTCGGTAGCTCCCGCGGCATCACCAGATTGGACTGCAGGGGAGCCGTATTGATGGCGGGATAGTCCACCCGCTCAAAACGTCGCACATCCCGCAATAACGGATTTCGCTCTACTTCGCTGGGCACCGCAAATATACCGATTGCACCCATAACTTCGCCCAACTTTATGCTGCTTGAAAAGCGAATAATCATCGGCGCGGAAATCAACCCCACCAACACCGGCGACAACCACCAGAAAAACAATTCCGAATAAAAATACGTGACCACACCCCAGGCGATCGCAATCACAGCAGCGAACCCCGTGCGTTTGAACGCTTCACTCCAGGGAGTCATGCGCCCGCCGCGGGATTGCGCGTTCCAATTGACCTGATGACCAATCAACACGCTCACCACAAAGTAGGCATGAAACACCATCATCACGGGTGCGATTAAGATCGCGAACACCGTTTCCAGAGTGGCCCCGAAAAACAAACGGATGACACCCCCGAACTCCGCTCGCCGGTTGATAGCGGCTTCCACCACCGATAGCAGTTTCGGTACCAGCAGCATGCAGGCGGTTAGGAAAAGCAGTGAAAATATCAGACTGGTTTTCGCGATGGGCCAGTCAGGGAACAACTGATACTGATTGCTAAAAAACACAATATCGGACTGCGCCCGGATCAACGCGTCGGCTGTGCTCAACGCCAGCATCAATAACCAGAACAGTGACGAGATATAAGCTATTGCCCCTAAAAATAAATGCATCCGGCTAATGCCACGAAAACCGGCTGACCGCAGTAATCCCAAATGCTGAACATTCCCCTGCACCCAGCGGCGATCACGGGTGACGTAGTCCAGTATGTTACTGGGGACTTCCTCATAGCTGCCTTTTAGATTGGGTAACAAAAACACCGACCAACCGGCACGACGTAACAGGGCCGCTTCAACAAAGTCATGACTCAGAATCTCTCCGCCAAAGGGCGCAGAGCCCGGCAACGTTGGTAACCCGCATTGCTGTTGAAAGGCCTGAATCCGAATGATCGCGTTATGGCCCCAATAATTTGCACAGTCGGTCTGCCAAAACGCCAGACCGTTTGCCAGCATGGGGCTACATAACGCAGCAGAGAATTGCAGAAAGCGACCGAAAAACGTTTTCTGCCGCACCGGAACCGGCACTGTCTGGATTAACCCGGCGTCCGGGTTTGCGTGCAATGCCTGACTCAATGACAACATACAATCGCCGGTCATGATACTGTCTGCATCCAGCACGATCATCGCTTCATAGCGACTACCCCAACGGGTGCAGAAATCCGCGACGTTACCGACCTTGCGATGGGTGTTCTTTTCCCGGCGCCGATAAAATGCCTGAGCGCCCAGGTCACCCAGTCGGGCTTTTAATCCGTGCCATGCGGCCAGTTCAACTTCTGCTTTTTCCTTGTCCTGCGTATCACTCAGTAAATAAAAATCGAATTGCGACAAGGCGCCCGTTTTGGCAAGTGAGCGCAGATTGGCCTCAAAACCAGCGCACACACGATTCGCATCTTCATTATAAACCGGCATGATCACAGCCACCCGGAAAGGTGGCCGGTATTCATTGCGACTGGCATTGCCCCGACGCTGTCTTCGGCTTAAGTTTTTGCTTTGGCTTGCACTCAGCAAGCGGGGGGACTTGTAGCGCTTTAACGTCAACGGGTCCAGATGAAACAGCTGTAAAATAAAACCGATGATCGCACTCCAAAAGGAGATCGTGACCCAGGCAAAAGTGATCGTGAATAGAACCAACACAGCCCCTTCCAGGGCCGTGGTGCCATTCGCCCTCAATATATCGAACATCGTCCAGGCACCGAAACAGCTGGTGGCAATCACCAGCAGAAAAACAACGAACACCCTGAATCCTTTTGCGGGTATCCGATAAGCGTGCGATGCGTCGGATCTACTCGATGTTGTCGGGGTTCCAAACATAGTTCCATACCTCACTTAAGGGTTGACCGCGTAACAACAATTGCAAACGCATATCAACCGTCCTGTCCTCTTCCGGTGCCAGCTTAAAGGCCACCCGCCATGTCTTTCCGTCTTGCAATTTTAATACCGTTAAATCCCTGAAGTTGCCGGATGACACTTCCAGCCTGGCTTCCATCGGTAGTCCTGCTGCCACCTTGGTCAGATCACCACCGGCAAAATCCACGACGAACTGACGCAAACTGGTATCCGGTGAATTGTTTCCGCCGCTGCCAGCCCGGCCTACCCGGGTGCGGACAACTTGTGCGGTCAATTGCTCAGGCATTACCGAATCGGCGGTTTTTAGCCGATAACGAATCTCCAACTCCTGTCCGGCCTTCAGTTGTTGTTTCGGCACCCAGTAAGCCACAATGTTGTCATTGGTTTCCGAGTCTGTCGGGATTTCCACCAACTCGACCCGGCCTTCGCCCCACTCCCCTGTCGGCTCCACCCACAAGCTAGGGCGCTGATCGTAATGCGCTTCAGAATCCAGATAACTTTCAAATTGCCGGTCACGCTGAAACAGGCCAAACCCTTTTACGTTGGGGCTGACGGACGACGTAATCTGCAATTTTTTCGGATTCGTAAGTGGGCGCCAAATCCATTCACCCCCTTGAGTCAGCACTTGCATTCCGTCTGAATCATGCACTTCCGGACGAAAGTCGTCGAAGTGCCGAGTTTTGTTTTCACCAAAATAAAACATGCTGGTGAGTGGCGCGATGCCCAGTTTAGTGACATCGGTTCGCGCAAAGAGTTTGGCTTCCACATCTACTATGACGGTTGCATTGGGTTTTAATGTGAACTGGTACACACCGGTAACCGAAGGGCTGTCAAGAAGCGCGAGTATTGTCATGCTGGTCGCTTGGGGGGCGGGTTTTTCAATCCAGAACTCGGTGAAGCGGGGGAACTCTTCGCCACCGGGCTCCCCGGTATTGATGGCAAGCCCACGCGCCGAAATGCCGTATATCTGGCCACCGCCCACTACCCGAAAATACGACGCCCCCTGAAACACCAGCAGCTCGTCTTTGTATTCAGCGGAATTCAGTGGGTAGTGGATGCGGTAGCCTGCGTAGCCGGTGTGATGGAAATCGTTGTTGGCCAAGCCCGCACTGGGTTTTCCAAATTCAAATTGATGCGCGTCGTAGCCGACCTCGCTGACCTGTTTATTCGGATCAACCACATTGAGTTTCACCGGCTGCTTATACAGAAAGCCCGGGTGAAACATCTGGATCTCAAAAGCAGATTCGTCGCGAAACAAGGCTGCTTCCGGACGGAAACGAATTGAGCGATATTGGGAGTAACTCATGTTGGCGAAGGGCGCTGGCAAGGTTTCCTCTGGCACCACATAATCCGTTGCCGCCAGCGCTTTGGCTCGAGCCGTAATCTGATCCAACAAGGCCGGCTGGGGCTGAGCCGGTGCCGGGTTTATAGCCGCCGCCTGAGGCACCACCGCAGGCGGCTCGGCCGGCTTTGCCGGTGCGCGAACGGTTGGCTGGCTGAAAGCGTGCGTGGGTACCCAGACAAAACAACAAAACGCCATTGCGAACATCAAACTGGATAAATGGTTGATCACTACTTCAGCTCCGAATTCCGAAATTGTTCCACGGTGCTTCCCTGTACCCGGACTCCTGCCACACCGAAATAAAACCACGCCCGTGGCCTGCCGTTACGCCAAGCAAGAATTCTGCCAGCAGTCCGGGCAATGCAGGAAATACACAATTCAGGGGCAAAGGATACAGAAGGAGTTACTAACTAAGGCGTGCGGAGCCAGCAAAAATCAGATAAAAAATGTGAGAAAGTTAAAAAAATCAAGGATCAGGGGAAGGTGTAGTCAATACAAAAAGGTCAGGGGAATTTGTAGCTTTTGCAATGAAAGGATCTTAATGGAGAAACCGGTCACCTATCAATTGTCTTTCTTGGCCCAATACAACTCTACCCCCAAGTGAGCAGACCACTGGTCGTTGGCAAACGCCTGCACCCGGTCTTGCTGACGGCCATAGGAGCTTTTCAGATAGACATCCACCGCCGGACGCCGGCCTACTTTTTTGGCCGCGTGCCAGGACACCTGTGCGTTTCCGAAATACGAGCGGTTATCCAGTTCACGGTAATCAAACTGGTTTTGCTCCATAAATTGATAGCCATAGTTGTACTTCATCAGCACACTCAGCTTATTCGGCACCATATCGATATTCGCTTCGATTCCGTAATTCTGGTTCTGGAAGGTATGGTCCACTTCCAGCTCGGAGCGCTGATACCACTGCGCATTCAGATTCAGGGACAGCCGGTTAGTCGGTAACCAGCCCAGTTGAAACTCGGTGGCGTGGTGCAATTGATCCGATGGTTTGTCGTAGGTTTGCTGCACATAGGGAAGCGCCTGCAGCCTCAGGTCTTCATCCGTTACCTGATAGTCCAGGCTCCAATGCCAGTCGGTATAGGTAAATAACAGATTCAGCCCGACCTCATCCGCTACGTCGACAATTTCATAACCCCGGTTCACTATCAACTGCTGCTGTTCCTGCTTGCCTGCGCGGAAATAGCGGGCTGTAACGGAGGGTGACCCCAGATTTTTCCAAAAGTGGTTACGCTGGGTTAAGTTACTTAGGTTGTAATTAAGACGCACTCCGGAACGCTCAATAACCGGCGCCAGGCTAATCGGTTCCAGTTCTTTGTTGTCGCACTCCTGTTGCCACTCAAACTCCATACCGACGCCCATCGCGGCCGTTTGGAAATGGAACCGGGCCAAATCACGCCCTTTCGCCAAATCACCGTTGCCGGCGCTGTAGAAGTGCTGGCCTACAGAGCGGTAGTGAAACTGCCCGGCCCAATAATCCATCCACCCGGAACCGAACACCCCGTCAGACGAAAATCGTAACTGCGCCTGCATGGCTTGATCGGCAACCACATCGGATGCTTCGAACCGGTTGGCCGTGTATTCGGAACGGGCATATTCCCAATGCGAGGTAATACTTTTACCCAGCCAACGGGTGTCTGCGGCCATATTCCAGCTGTTGGATCCGTAGCCGGTGGGCTGGTAGCCAGGAAACAGCTCTTCCTGCTCTTCCCGTTCACCGATATAACCGGCACTCACCTGCAAGGGCCCGGACACATCATAGGACATGGTCGCGCCATAGTTCGTCTCGCCCGGCGTGTGTGTGAAAACCACATCGTTGTAATTGGTCGTAGCATTGGTCTTGAGCGCAAACAACTTGAGTTGATAGCCGGTGGTGGGATCCAGGATTTCGGCTGAAGAACCGTTGCGCTGATAGTTGGCGAACAATAAATCCTGTCTCTGAATGGATAAAGGACTCCAACGCACTTGCAACGACTCACGCCCACCGGGAAGGTCCGGTGCAGACCAGGTTGAATTGGGACGCACCGATTTTAGGGAATCGGCGGATTCCGCCGCCTCGGGGGATCCCGCCGGTGACATCGCGTGCGCCGCTTCCGGCGACGCCGATGGATTCGCACTCGCTGCGTTCGCAGCACCCGCCGGATTGATATCCGGGGCGGAATAACTGGCGACACTGACGTTCGCCGACGCCCAAGCCATCAGTACAAAAAATAATCTAATTGGAAACCGGAACAGGGGTACCGGCACGCCACCAAGAAACTTCAAATTTGATTCGCCACTTCCGAATGAACGGCATCACTGCCGTAAATTTAGGCAAGGTTAAACACCAAGACTCGTTGATAACCTGATAATAGGACAGAACCACGCTATTGAAAGGCAGGAAACCGATAAGTACGGCTATTTCACAGATGTATGGTGACCTCTGTCTACTTTTACAACACACGGTTGGCAGGATACTTGCTCAGCCCCTTATATCAGCACAAGAAATTACGCGCAAACAAACACTTCGGCAGAACTTGCCCCCGGTAAAGAGTATGAGGAGAACACCCATGAGTAATCCTGCATCAATTATCGATTCCAGGAAAAACTACAGTAAAGCCGAGGCTCCCAGAGTACTGGTCGTGGATGACGATGCAACCAGTAGAGAAGCATTGGCGTTATTGTTACGCCATCATGACATGATTGTATCAATTGCAAAATGCGGTAAAGATGCTTTGAAAATGGTGCAAGAATCCCGTCCCGATTTGGTATTGCTGGATGTCACTATGCCGGAGATGGACGGCTACGAAGTTTGCCGCCGCTTAAAAGCAGACCCTGAGACCCGAAACATTATGGTGATCTTCTTGACCGGGATGACAGACTCCCGCAATGAGGAGAGAGGGCTGGCCCTGGGCGCTCTGGATTACATCACGAAGCCCGTGGTGGTGCCTATTCTAAAAGCCCGGATTAAGAACCACCTGGAGATGAAGCGTAAAAACGATTTACTGACCGCCCTCGCCCGGCTGGATGGGCTCACCAATATCCCCAACCGGCGCCTGTTTGATTCTTTACTGCATCAGGAGTGGAGCCGCAGCGCCAGACATAGCCGGCCGATGTCGCTGATGATGATCGATGTGGATTTTTTCAAACGGTATAACGATACCTATGGCCATATCGCCGGTGATGATTGCTTGCGAGTGGTGGCACGGTTAATTAGCCAGTGTATGAAACGCTCCAGCGATGTGGTCGCCCGCTACGGCGGAGAGGAATTTGTGGTGTTGCTACCGGAAGCCGAAGAAGCCGACACGCTGGTGCTGGCAGAGAAAATCCGCAAAAAGTTATTGAGTTTGAAGATACCTCATAGCGGATCACCCATTTCAGATTATCTAACGGTGAGTATTGGATGCTGCACGATGACACCGAATGCGCAGCAATCGCCACAAACGTTGATTATTGCTGCCGACCAGAATTTGTATCAGGCAAAAGAGTCGGGAAGGAATAAAGTGGTTATCGAAGATCTGTCGCCAAATATACTATTACGCAATTAGCGCCGGAGCGGGGATCTGCATCATTCGGTTGGAGACATTGCGACATACATCGCCTTCATGCGCACTGCGTCCTGCCCCTCTTCCTGTATCACGATTTCGATATTGATTTTCGCACGGCCTTTACTTTCATATGCACTGATGAGCGTGTCGCGCATGGCGCCGGTCACCGTAGTGCTCGCCCGCAACACTCCCCGCACCGGTTTCAAATATTCCACTTCACCTTTCGCCACCCACACGCTGGGCAGGTGACCAGCGTCCATCAAGGTTAGATGCACCGAACTCCAACCGGTCATGGCACCCACGCAATACAGGCTGCCACCGAAGGCGGTGCCGTGGGTATTCAAATTCGGTTCCAGGGGCGCTTCCACCATGACAGTGGAACCGTCCCAGGCGACCACGTCGATCCCCATATGGGTAATTAAAGGGACTTGTTCCTTTAATTTTGAACGTACGTGGTCGAGATTACGCACTAGATCAAGCCGGTTAGTAACGCGTCGGTACGCGCTACCCTGCGCGCCATCACATCTGCCGGATTTTCTTCGACTATGATTTCATCGGGCGTCACTTTAAACAGTGGCTGACCCTGTTTGACAATAGAGCCGTCTACATTTTCCAGCAATACCTTGTCGATGGTGCAGGCAAACGGGGCAACCACTTTGTTGAACATCTTCATTACTTCGATGATGTAGATAGGCTGGCCCGCTTCAACATGATCACCCTGCTCCACAAAAGTCGGTGCACCTGGCACTTCACGTCCGTAGAACATTCCTCCGCTCACCGCGACGATTTCATCGGCCTTGGTGGCCGGAGGTGGCACCAACACTTTCATCATCTTCGCTTGCAGGGTTTCATCGTGTAATGACTCCGGAATATGTACGTCCAGATTCTCATCGACCAGAAGCTCATAGAAACCGGCTTCCCTGGCAATTTTGGGGAACGCACTCATGACTTCAACACCCGCCTGGAAACCCACATGGGCGGCTTGCACCTGGCTCCAGGTTGCGGCGTCCAGGCCCCCTTGCGGAGAATCGGCCTGCAGCAAGTCCTTCAGTTTGGTCCAGTCGCTTTCACCCAGCTTTTGTTCCAGTTCAGCATAGAACTGCAGGGCTTTTTGCAGGATTTCATTGTCCTGTTTCCAGATACACTCTGCTGCCGGCAGATCGGAGCGATAGTCCATATTCAGGTAATGGTACGTTTCATCCAGCACCTGTATCGGGTTACGCGTCCAGATTACAGCATCGCCTTCGAAGCGGATATTGGCTTTATTCAGGCTTAACCAACCGGATAACACGTGGGGGTCGGCAACCAGATTTTCCAGCGCACGCAACAATAAAGTGTGCTTGCGGTCCAGGGTCGCATCGACGGCTTGCGCATCGTCGATCTGCGCTTTATAGGAAGCCTTGGTCTGGGCAAAGGCGTACTCCAGATCGAAATCTGCGGCACCCTGCTTGACCAGCCCCACCAATGTCAGATAAGGCATTACAAATTTAGTTGTGGATTTCGCGTGAACATTTTCTGCCAGGAACCAATGCACCAGGCCGTAATGGAAATGCAGATTGGTAGACAGATTCTCACCGCTCATTCGGGTACGGCGCAATAGCTCGGCCATTTGCTCATAGCTATGGCGGCGATCGTTCCCCACCGTTAACAACAGCGCTACGTTGCTGTCATACGCACCCGCCAGATGGTATTTGATGAATTGCTTGGTATCCGGATTACGGGCGGTAATACCCTGGTCATCACGAATCTCACCGTCAATCGGGCTGGACCAGTATTCTATCACCCCACCAGCATGAGGTTTTAACGCATCGTTGGTGGCATTCAGCCGGGCTTCAACAGACGCACGCTCGCGGGGGATGCGAACCGGTTTCGGCAACGCCTTGCCGTGACGAGCCAACAGCGTCATCGCTTCCACCAAGGAATCCACCACTAAAAAATCGTCGGGGTTTTCGGGATTGACGAACTTCAGGGCGTAACACAACTCGGAAACGCGGTGTTCCACCTGAATCCGGGTGTTCATTTCCATAAAGAAGTGGCTGCCTTTATCCACAATACATTCAAATGTGGAAACCGAATCGAGTCCCACCGCAGCACCGAAGCGCTCAGATTCCTGCTCCATTTTCAGCAGAATATCCAGATCGGTTTTGAGTGCTGCCACTTCACCGGCTTTGCCCCCGGCTTCCGCCCTGGCAATGGCTTCTTCCAGCATTTCACTGGTCTGGGAAATCTCTAACAGTTTTTGCTCGTGCATTTGCAAAGAGCAATCACGAGCGCCCAGCGTGGTACACCAGACACCATTGCCGATCACCTGAATTTCCTGGTGACGCGTGGTTTCGATGTTAAGTTCGATTAATACGTTCTTGTTATCGCCCACCCCGGTGGTTTTCACTTCCTGCAGAATCTCAATGAGTTTTTCTGCAGCAACCGAGGCAGCCTCTTTGATACGCGCATCCTGATCGCCTTCGAATGCAGCCGGCGATTGCAATATACGCTGGCCTTTACCGCCACCGCCGCCAATCGCTTTCAAACGCACCCGGTTTTCAGGGTAGCGACCAAACACTTCCGCGACCCGTAGAATCGCTTCTGCACAGATTTCGTCAACACTGAGCAGATCGATGGATTTATTATAAGATGCATTCAACACCGCATCCGCCACATCTTCCAGCGCTTTGCCCTCTTCCCAGGCCGCCCCATCGACGTCCAGTTGGTGGGTGTCTGCCAGCGCTTTCAGGCCTTCCAGGTTTCCGGCTTTGCGCACCAACGCCAATGAGGTCAGGTTATCGATCCCGGGGGTAGTGGATACGTCGTTCTGCAGCGCCGTTCTTTTGGCTTCGTCTTTCGCACCCGCACCGCGAACCGTGGCCGAACAGGGGCCGATAAAATTCAGACCCGCGGCTTCAAGCGCACTAACCAGCGCATCGTCTTCTGCCATAAAACCGTAACCGGCGAAGATAGAATCGTGTCCGTTTTCTTTGGCTATGCTGATTATCTGCTGGATTCGCTGGGTACGCTCGTCTTTATCCATACCCGTGTAATCCGGCACCCGGTGTACCCGGTCCGGATTTGCCATCTGGCGCAACTCCGGCGCTAATGCATTGTTGTAGGTTATGGAATCTTTTTCCGACAGTAGAATTCCGTAATCGGTGATGCCCATTTCTTCCCACACGTCCATCACTTCTTTGCGGATCGGACCGCGGCAAATGATCAGCGGCTTCATATCGCTGCAATCAAATTGACTTACCCACGCGGAATCCGACGCTTTACGTCGTCGGTCTTTATTCACCAGCGGGTTGTTTGAATAATTTTCGTTGCTCATGTTCTAAATCCTATTAATTCTCATCAACCAGTGGTTACTTAGTGGAACTCACGTTGCACGCCGCTCATGGGAGCCGCTTTATAGTGCCGTAACAAGAACTCAAGATTCTGTGCCAGGCTGTGCCGCAGGTCATAGGGCATGACCAGTTGTGAAATGGAGCCCAGACTCAGAGCTTCCTTCGGATTCATCAGTTCTTTTTCATACAGCGCGTTGTAATGGGCATCCTGTTCCTTAACCCAGGCATCCACTTCTGCTTGAGCCTGTGATTTGGCGGCCGCTTCACTGCCACCGGCCGCCATCAGTTCATCAATGCGCTGTGCCAGCTTGCCTTTTACTGCACCGCGAACGGCCTGCATTTCCTTCTTGTAAACAAACTCTTTACCGGCGTTACCCATAACCGCAAGACGTGTGGTCGGCAATGC encodes:
- the mdoH gene encoding glucans biosynthesis glucosyltransferase MdoH; this translates as MFGTPTTSSRSDASHAYRIPAKGFRVFVVFLLVIATSCFGAWTMFDILRANGTTALEGAVLVLFTITFAWVTISFWSAIIGFILQLFHLDPLTLKRYKSPRLLSASQSKNLSRRQRRGNASRNEYRPPFRVAVIMPVYNEDANRVCAGFEANLRSLAKTGALSQFDFYLLSDTQDKEKAEVELAAWHGLKARLGDLGAQAFYRRREKNTHRKVGNVADFCTRWGSRYEAMIVLDADSIMTGDCMLSLSQALHANPDAGLIQTVPVPVRQKTFFGRFLQFSAALCSPMLANGLAFWQTDCANYWGHNAIIRIQAFQQQCGLPTLPGSAPFGGEILSHDFVEAALLRRAGWSVFLLPNLKGSYEEVPSNILDYVTRDRRWVQGNVQHLGLLRSAGFRGISRMHLFLGAIAYISSLFWLLMLALSTADALIRAQSDIVFFSNQYQLFPDWPIAKTSLIFSLLFLTACMLLVPKLLSVVEAAINRRAEFGGVIRLFFGATLETVFAILIAPVMMVFHAYFVVSVLIGHQVNWNAQSRGGRMTPWSEAFKRTGFAAVIAIAWGVVTYFYSELFFWWLSPVLVGLISAPMIIRFSSSIKLGEVMGAIGIFAVPSEVERNPLLRDVRRFERVDYPAINTAPLQSNLVMPRELPTLMPVQSFRDFRPTLTLDVNVDLRAELNSDFSLAQRRRGRPMPAMTNRKVV
- a CDS encoding glucan biosynthesis protein, producing the protein MINHLSSLMFAMAFCCFVWVPTHAFSQPTVRAPAKPAEPPAVVPQAAAINPAPAQPQPALLDQITARAKALAATDYVVPEETLPAPFANMSYSQYRSIRFRPEAALFRDESAFEIQMFHPGFLYKQPVKLNVVDPNKQVSEVGYDAHQFEFGKPSAGLANNDFHHTGYAGYRIHYPLNSAEYKDELLVFQGASYFRVVGGGQIYGISARGLAINTGEPGGEEFPRFTEFWIEKPAPQATSMTILALLDSPSVTGVYQFTLKPNATVIVDVEAKLFARTDVTKLGIAPLTSMFYFGENKTRHFDDFRPEVHDSDGMQVLTQGGEWIWRPLTNPKKLQITSSVSPNVKGFGLFQRDRQFESYLDSEAHYDQRPSLWVEPTGEWGEGRVELVEIPTDSETNDNIVAYWVPKQQLKAGQELEIRYRLKTADSVMPEQLTAQVVRTRVGRAGSGGNNSPDTSLRQFVVDFAGGDLTKVAAGLPMEARLEVSSGNFRDLTVLKLQDGKTWRVAFKLAPEEDRTVDMRLQLLLRGQPLSEVWNYVWNPDNIE
- a CDS encoding diguanylate cyclase domain-containing protein yields the protein MSNPASIIDSRKNYSKAEAPRVLVVDDDATSREALALLLRHHDMIVSIAKCGKDALKMVQESRPDLVLLDVTMPEMDGYEVCRRLKADPETRNIMVIFLTGMTDSRNEERGLALGALDYITKPVVVPILKARIKNHLEMKRKNDLLTALARLDGLTNIPNRRLFDSLLHQEWSRSARHSRPMSLMMIDVDFFKRYNDTYGHIAGDDCLRVVARLISQCMKRSSDVVARYGGEEFVVLLPEAEEADTLVLAEKIRKKLLSLKIPHSGSPISDYLTVSIGCCTMTPNAQQSPQTLIIAADQNLYQAKESGRNKVVIEDLSPNILLRN
- a CDS encoding YiiD C-terminal domain-containing protein codes for the protein MRNLDHVRSKLKEQVPLITHMGIDVVAWDGSTVMVEAPLEPNLNTHGTAFGGSLYCVGAMTGWSSVHLTLMDAGHLPSVWVAKGEVEYLKPVRGVLRASTTVTGAMRDTLISAYESKGRAKINIEIVIQEEGQDAVRMKAMYVAMSPTE
- a CDS encoding biotin/lipoyl-containing protein — translated: MSNENYSNNPLVNKDRRRKASDSAWVSQFDCSDMKPLIICRGPIRKEVMDVWEEMGITDYGILLSEKDSITYNNALAPELRQMANPDRVHRVPDYTGMDKDERTQRIQQIISIAKENGHDSIFAGYGFMAEDDALVSALEAAGLNFIGPCSATVRGAGAKDEAKRTALQNDVSTTPGIDNLTSLALVRKAGNLEGLKALADTHQLDVDGAAWEEGKALEDVADAVLNASYNKSIDLLSVDEICAEAILRVAEVFGRYPENRVRLKAIGGGGGKGQRILQSPAAFEGDQDARIKEAASVAAEKLIEILQEVKTTGVGDNKNVLIELNIETTRHQEIQVIGNGVWCTTLGARDCSLQMHEQKLLEISQTSEMLEEAIARAEAGGKAGEVAALKTDLDILLKMEQESERFGAAVGLDSVSTFECIVDKGSHFFMEMNTRIQVEHRVSELCYALKFVNPENPDDFLVVDSLVEAMTLLARHGKALPKPVRIPRERASVEARLNATNDALKPHAGGVIEYWSSPIDGEIRDDQGITARNPDTKQFIKYHLAGAYDSNVALLLTVGNDRRHSYEQMAELLRRTRMSGENLSTNLHFHYGLVHWFLAENVHAKSTTKFVMPYLTLVGLVKQGAADFDLEYAFAQTKASYKAQIDDAQAVDATLDRKHTLLLRALENLVADPHVLSGWLSLNKANIRFEGDAVIWTRNPIQVLDETYHYLNMDYRSDLPAAECIWKQDNEILQKALQFYAELEQKLGESDWTKLKDLLQADSPQGGLDAATWSQVQAAHVGFQAGVEVMSAFPKIAREAGFYELLVDENLDVHIPESLHDETLQAKMMKVLVPPPATKADEIVAVSGGMFYGREVPGAPTFVEQGDHVEAGQPIYIIEVMKMFNKVVAPFACTIDKVLLENVDGSIVKQGQPLFKVTPDEIIVEENPADVMARRVARTDALLTGLI